In Clostridium ljungdahlii DSM 13528, the genomic window TGGATCTCCTGTATGCAGTCTAACTATTTTCTTTCCTTCTCCATGATACTTTTTTATAACATCGATAACTTCATTTAAGGTCATGGAAGCAGAATTGTATACTTTTACTCCAACCCTACAGTATTCTAAATGATCTTTGCTTACGAGTGAACCTGCATATATAACCACATCTGCAGTTTTTAGTATATCTCTTCCCTTAACTGTTATTAAATCAGCATTTCCTGGTCCTGCTCCTATAAAGTAAACTTTATTTGTCATGTTCTTCCTCCTTTAATCTCTTTGGGCTATTATAAGAGACATATAATCTCTGCTTTTTAGTATATCTTCTCTATTTTTAAGTACTTCCTGTCCTTCTCTATAAGCTCTCTTTACACATATGTACTTGAATCCTTTTTCTTCTAATACATTTAATACATTTTCTTCTTTTCTATATACTTTCATTATTACTACAAACTTCTCATCTGTTATCTTATCTACCTGAGATGCAGGAAGAATCAAAACCCTTTCATCTCCTATAACAATACTCTGTCCTGCTAAACTTGCAGCAGCACAAAACGATGTTATTCCAGGTACAGTTTCTGTTTTATACCCCTTGTTTTTAATGTGATCTAAAAGATATATATAGGTACTGTATACAAAAGGGTCACCTATAGTCAAAAATGCCACATTTTTACCCTCATTTAATCTTTCCTCTATAGTCTTAAAAGCTTCAAATATCTTTCCTTCCTGCTCTTTTCCACCCATTGGAAAGTGTTTTATTATAACTTCTTTATTTTCATCTACAAAATTTTTAGCTGTATCAAAAGCTATGCTTCTATCTCCATCTTTTGCTGAAGGTGCAACTATTACCTCACATTTCTTTATTACATTTACAGCTTTTAGCGTCAGTAATTCTTCATCTCCAGGCCCAACTCCTATACCATAGAGAGTACCCATCTTTAAGGTATCTTTTTCCATAAGTTTTCACATCCTCACTGCTTAATATAAAGTTTAAAGTCCAAATATCAAAGTTCAAATAATTATGACTTCCTTCGTACCTCATCAAATCTATAATTTCAATGTTTTCTGACGTTAGGAGGAAAATCATCATTATCTGTTATTTGTTCTTTAACAAATTATAAATTACGAATTGCACTTACTATAAATATACTGTTATTAGAAGTCATCATATAACTGTTCGCCCTGGTCTTATTTATTGATACTTGTATACATTCTACTTCACATTTCATACTTTTTAGAGTATCAAGGGCTTTATACAAATTATTTAAAGTTATAAAATTAAGCACCATTTTCCCATGTCCTTTTAGCTTTGCACCATATCTTTTTACTATTTCCTCTATATTTCCTCCGCTGCCGCCTATAAATACAGCATCAAAATAAGGTTCTATGCTTTCCTCTACCTCAAGTGCTTCTCCTTTTACAACTGTTAAATTGTTTACATTGAATTTATCTATATTTTTTTCAATTACAGAAAGTGCTTCTTCATTTTTTTCAACCGCAACTACCTGTCCCTTAGAGCATATCTTAGCCATCTGTACACTTACAGAACCTGTTCCAGCACCTACATCCAGCACTCTAAAATCTGGCTCAATTCCAAGTTTTGCAATGCTAAGTATTCTAATTTCCTCTTTTGTCATGGGACAGTTTCCTCTTATAAATTCATCATCTTTTATATATCTCATAAAAATTTCTCCCACTTTTATAGAGTTTTATTTTGAATTACAACTACACAAAGACCTCCAAAGTCTTTATCTTTTAGCTCTGCAGCACTTCCTGAAGTGATTTTCTCATCCTCGTAAGAAAGATTTTCTCCTACATGCACTACTGCATCTACAGCATTTTCTTCTAGAATGCTGCACAGATAATCTGGTGAATGTTTTTTATCCGTAAACCATATAGAAATACGATTTTCCTTTACTATGCCTAAAAAATCTTCCTCTCTGCCGTGGAGACTTCCTAAAAAAGATCCCTGCCAGCTAAGTTTTACTTTTGCCATCATATATTGAAAAGAGCTTATACCTGGAATAACTTCTATGTCACCATCATAATTCTTTTTTAAATACTCCGTTATACCATAGTAAAGTGGATCTCCAGAAGCTGTAACAGATACGCTTTCATATTTTCCAGATTGCAAAATATCAAGTATATCCGTTAACTTTCTTACCTTTATCTTATTGCCTTCTATAAAGTCCAAACTATCTACTGCTCTTTCAAAACCCAATATAGCCTGCGAACGTTTCATTACAACTGCAGCCTTTGGAAGTATGTAATCTTTATTTCCAGGTCCTATGCCTACTATAAAAACCTTTGTATTCATAACCACACCTACTATTAAAATTTTACTTAGAAAGACTGCTGTAGAGCACTCCTCTTTTCATTGAATACATTATAACATCTGCTTCGATTGAATTATAGGTGTACTGTTCTATTCTATTTTTTACCTTAATACCTATATTTTCATAAAGCTTGTCATATCCATCTCCTAGAAGTTCTACAGCTCCTTCTGTAGTTTTTTCATTATACACTTTTTTTACAAGTTGCAAGTCTTCTCCCATTAAAGCAAGTTCCAGTGCCATTGTCTCAAGTCTTACATCTGATACCCTGCTGTGGGTGTT contains:
- a CDS encoding cobalt-factor II C(20)-methyltransferase, whose protein sequence is MGTLYGIGVGPGDEELLTLKAVNVIKKCEVIVAPSAKDGDRSIAFDTAKNFVDENKEVIIKHFPMGGKEQEGKIFEAFKTIEERLNEGKNVAFLTIGDPFVYSTYIYLLDHIKNKGYKTETVPGITSFCAAASLAGQSIVIGDERVLILPASQVDKITDEKFVVIMKVYRKEENVLNVLEEKGFKYICVKRAYREGQEVLKNREDILKSRDYMSLIIAQRD
- the cbiT gene encoding precorrin-6Y C5,15-methyltransferase (decarboxylating) subunit CbiT, whose protein sequence is MRYIKDDEFIRGNCPMTKEEIRILSIAKLGIEPDFRVLDVGAGTGSVSVQMAKICSKGQVVAVEKNEEALSVIEKNIDKFNVNNLTVVKGEALEVEESIEPYFDAVFIGGSGGNIEEIVKRYGAKLKGHGKMVLNFITLNNLYKALDTLKSMKCEVECIQVSINKTRANSYMMTSNNSIFIVSAIRNL
- the cbiE gene encoding precorrin-6y C5,15-methyltransferase (decarboxylating) subunit CbiE translates to MNTKVFIVGIGPGNKDYILPKAAVVMKRSQAILGFERAVDSLDFIEGNKIKVRKLTDILDILQSGKYESVSVTASGDPLYYGITEYLKKNYDGDIEVIPGISSFQYMMAKVKLSWQGSFLGSLHGREEDFLGIVKENRISIWFTDKKHSPDYLCSILEENAVDAVVHVGENLSYEDEKITSGSAAELKDKDFGGLCVVVIQNKTL